One stretch of Candidatus Neomarinimicrobiota bacterium DNA includes these proteins:
- a CDS encoding TlpA family protein disulfide reductase, which produces MITAVFFFDLNPDFAAADPGDDHYQMAPDFTLPAIDGGEITLSDYKGKIVVLNFWATWCGPCKFEIPILNDLYDIYGKDNFIVIGIAINSGSKDDIEKFAKKYEITYPVVYGSDKELGKIVYMYGNFTSIPSTFFINRKGEVTNFFRGAQSRNTLETAVQSLLNSSL; this is translated from the coding sequence ATGATCACCGCGGTGTTCTTTTTCGATCTTAATCCGGATTTTGCAGCGGCAGACCCGGGAGACGATCATTATCAGATGGCGCCCGACTTTACTCTGCCGGCGATAGACGGCGGTGAGATTACTCTTTCGGATTACAAAGGCAAGATAGTTGTGCTGAACTTCTGGGCTACTTGGTGCGGGCCTTGTAAATTTGAAATACCAATCTTGAACGATCTATACGACATCTACGGTAAAGACAATTTTATTGTTATCGGCATAGCTATCAATTCCGGCTCTAAGGATGATATTGAAAAATTCGCCAAAAAATATGAGATAACATATCCGGTGGTGTATGGTTCTGACAAGGAATTAGGTAAAATCGTTTATATGTACGGCAATTTCACATCGATACCTTCTACGTTCTTTATAAATAGGAAGGGTGAAGTAACGAATTTTTTCAGAGGAGCTCAGAGCAGAAATACGCTGGAAACGGCTGTTCAATCTCTCCTGAATTCAAGTCTCTAA